The genomic stretch GGATAAGTAAAATTATCAAAATCGCCGCCGAAATAGGCTGCCTGTCGCTCCGGCGCCATCACCAGACGGACATCAGTGTATTTTTTGTAGCGATAGAGCCAGTATTCGCCGCCATGATAGAGATTAATAACATTTGACCGCAAACCAGTTTCTTCCAGACTCTTTTTTTCGATTTCAGCGATTTTTGCGCGTTTTGCTTTTAACGCATCAGCATCGGACATGGTTTTTTTCATGGCAGAGAGTACCTGATCCGTGACGTCGATCATTTCTACCAGAACATTCACTTCCAGATCAGGGCATTTGATTTCTTCGGCTTGTGTTTTTGCCATAAATCCTGTTGCCACATAATTTTTTTCAGCCGTGGAAAGTTTCTGCAATTGCCCCATGGCAACGTGGTGGTTGGTCAAAACAAGACCATTGGGGCTGACAAATGAACCGGAGCCGCCATCCATGAAACGCACGCTGGAAAGACGCACGTGATCCAGCCATTGCTGCGTGGGCGTAAAACCGTACTTTTTCTGCAACAATTTTGTCGGTGGATTGTCAAATGTCCACATGCCTTCGTCTGCCTGCACGGCGAACGAAATCATCAGCAGAAATAAGATTCCTGTGAAGAAACCCAGGGTTAATTTTCGGGAAAGTTTTCGATTCATAGAGCACCTCAATTTTTAGTTACGGGTTTTGAGTTTTTAATTTCGGGTTTTGGGTTTAGTTTGGTGTTGATTTTTAGCTTTAAGTTCATTACATTAGATTCATTAATTTTAGAAAAAGTTTTAAATTGGCAAATTTATGTTAAAAAATAAATGGTCGCATCTCCCCTACCTCGTTGTGAGCAATGCAGAGGGAAAGCTATTTGAAATTCCCGAGCTTCGCATGACCGGCATGGCGCTGGATCAATTTCAGTTGCCCGGTGCGGACGAACTCATTCCTCTGCCCGAAGGCAGCGATCTGTTTGAATTGCCCGGCAGAACCGCAATTGGTTTCCAGCCGGAAAGCGACGAACTTGTCGCACTGGACGAGTATCAGGGCGAGCCGGTTTTTGCGGCAGCGGCTTTTATGGCTCCGGCTTATGTTCAATTTCTTCGGGCGAGTTTTCTGAAAAAAGAAAATGCGCCGCGCCTGCCGCTGTATGCTTACACTGCCGTGGGCTGGAAAGACGGAAAATTTTTTGTATCAGGAACCCGCATCGACCCTGATGAACGACAGGATTTTCGCCACGTTGATTTGGGTGCCATCGACAAAGCGGCGTTGAAAATGGCAAAAAAATTTCCGCGAAACCGACTGGTGCAGCATCTGATCGAAAATTGCGTTTTCAAATACGGCTGTCCCGCGGCGCGAAATTTTGTCATGCAGCGCTGGGAAGCGCCCATTCCGACCAGTCCCGCCTGCAACGCCAATTGCGTGGGCTGCATTTCTTTTCAGCCGAAAAATACAACGGTAACGGCAGCACAAAATCGGCTGAATTTCGTTCCGGCGCCAGAAGAAATCGCCGAATTCGTCGTGCCTCACTTGGAAAAAGCGCCGCGCGCCGTTGCCAGTTTCGGTCAAGGCTGCGAAGGAGAACCGCTTTTAGTGGGCGATTTGCTCGAAGAAGCGATCAAAAAAATTCGTCAAAGAACAGCCAAAGGCATCATTAATCTCAACACTAACGCCAGCCTGCCGGGCGTGATCGAAAAACTATTTCGCGCCGGTTTGGATTCCGTCCGCGTCAGCATGAATTCAGCCCAAAAACTATTTTACGACCGCTACTATCGTCCGAACAATTACACTTTCGACGACGTTCTTACTTCCATCGAAATCGCGCGCAAATTCAATCGCTTCATTTCATTGAACTACTTCGTCTTTCCGGGATTCACTGATCATCCCGATGAAATTTCCGCGCTGAAAGAAATAATCAGCAAATACAAAATCAACCTCATTCAGGCGCGCAACCTGAACATGGACCCGGATTGGTACACAGAAACTTTGCAACTGAACCGTCTTTCTCCTGATTTCATCGGCATTAAAAATTGGCTCAGCAATTTGCGCGAAGATTTTCCCTTTCTCCGCTTCGGTTATTTCAACCCACCTGAAAAAATTGTTTCCGAATCATTGAAATTAATTTTAAACAGCTAACAGAACTTCCCCCGCATTATCGATTCTCTCTGCTGATTCAGCCTCCCGGAACAATTCCGCCTGACTGGAAAATGTCGTCAGTCTGAGATAACTTCTGAAAATTATGTAAATTTGTTGAATGAGAAACAAAACCGCCAATCCGACGCCCGCTGAACGCGAGAACGGTAGCTGCAAAAGATTTAAAATTACCAAGGCTAAAATTCCCGCAATAATCAACAACGCCTTCAGGCCGACAACTTTGCCAAAATTTTTGAACACAAAAGCAAGCAAAGATTTCCGCGTTTTGCGTTCCTCATTTTGCACCATGTGAATTCGCGCGTAGTCAAAAATGATAACGAACAACCATAAGACAATAAATCGAATTCCTACTTTAATCCAAGCGCCCCAGTAGAGCACAGACTGGTACGGATCGCTGCCAAATAAGAGACGCTGAATGCCGCTGTAGATAAACTGCAAGCTAAAAAGAACTGCCAGCACCGGCAGGCTCCAAAGGGCGAGGCGAATCATTCGCGCAAATATTTTGCCGAATTTCCCAGCACAGAGGCGATGGTTCCATTTTTCTCATGAATGAACACATGCAAAAATCCGCCAGACAAAAACAGCATGACAACCCAGTAGGTAATTGCGATAAGAAACACCAACAGCATCCAGACAGGCAGCATATTGCCATATTTCTTTATCAATTCAAAAAAGAAATTCATATCAAAATTTTCCGTCAGCTTCGCTCCCATGAGCGAATGACCGGCGAAATCGCCCAGCACTTTGTGTAACGGCAATATTAAAAAAGCAGCGAGGAAAAAATTGAAAAAATAGTAGAGCGCAATCAATCTTTTGTTTCCCGACACTTGAGAAATACCAAATTTTAAGCTTTGCCAGATCATCATTACCTCGCAACTGATTAAGTTAGCTGATACTCATTAGAATTGAAAATAGATTTAGCAAATCAGGCTCATCTAAAAATGACTGAATGAGAAACAACCATTTCGACGTGATTTTATTGATGCCAGCCTTTTGTTTTTTCATAGTTTTGCTGTTGTTGATCAGACTCACGTCCAGCAAAATTTTATTGTCAGGATCCACAGTCGCGGAAACCAATTTCGCCGGTTTGACATAGGTGAATATTTTCCAGTGATCTTTGCCGTCCCAATTTTCGCGAAGCGTGTCTCCGTTGTCAAATACGAATTTCACTTCCACCGGGAAAATAAAATCACCCAGCCGACGGACGTAAACTTTGCTTTCGTAAAATTTCGTCGAATCTTTTGCCGTCGAATCTCGTTCGGCTTTCAACGTGTCGCTCGCAGCAGAGAGAGAATCATTTTCATTTTTCTTTTTTTCAAGAGAATCTACTGAAACAGACACGGTGACATCATATCCTTTATCCTTTTTGACCTTCCGGCTGGAAATAAACCTGACCGAATAATCCAACGTTTTCGTGGAAAACAATGCCTGATCGAAGAACCAGTTCAAATCCTGGCCGGAAACTTCGTTCGCCACCTGAATGAAATCCTGTGTCTTCGGATGACGAAATTTCCAGCGTTCAAAATAAGCGTGCAAAATTTTGAACATGGTTTCCGTGCCCAGATAATTTTCCAGCGTTTTCAGCAGAGTTGCCGGTTTCTGATAGGAATTGACGCCATAGCTACCGGATGGATAGTATTCCCAAGATGGTTTAACAACCGGATCCACATCAGGTCGCTGAATATACTGGCTGCGCTGAAATTCAATATCGCTCACTTTTACGCCGAACATATCGAACATCGAACCTTTCGGCCCGTAGTAACTGTCCATAATGAGTGTTTCGGTGTAAGAATTAATCCCTTCGTCTAACCAGGCTTCTTCAAATTCATTGGAAGCAACCATGCCGTACCAGTAATTGTGGCCAAACTCGTGCACAGTCACCATTTCTGGCATGCGCAAGCCTTTCGGGATATGGTAAAATGTGCCGGCTGTGATCAAAGTCGGGTATTCCATGCCGCCGGAGCCCTGAGCGCCGCGACGCGGATCGACAATGGTCAAATTCGGATAAGGGTAGTCGCCGATGTTTTTCTGAAAAAATTCAATCGCCGCTGTTATTGCTGCGAAATGTCTTTCTGCCTGTGCTGCGTGATCTTTTTGTAAAAGTAAGCGTACTTTCACGTCTTCAATTTGTTTTGTGAATTCCACAAATTCAGGGCTGGTAGTCCAGGCAAAATCGTGAACATCTTCGGCGTGATAAAAATGCGTTTTTGTTCCGTCGTCGTTTTCAGTGACTTCCTGCAACAAGCCTGTTGCACCGACAATATTTTCCTTGGGCACGGTAATTTTCACATTGTACACGCCGAAATCAGAAAAAAACTCAGAATTACGATGGTACTGGTGACAGTTCCATTTTCCGTTTTGAAAAACGCCAACCTTCGGAAACCATTGGCCGACAAAAAAATATTCTTTCCAGGCGCCGGAACGAGCGAACGGCGGCTGCGGAAGTTTCGCGTGAAAATCAATGTTTAATGTGATTGATTTACCTGGCGGAATCGGTCTTTTTAGAGGAAGGCGAAAAACGGTTTTGTCGTCAGGATTATTGTCATCGGGCTGGATAAATTCCAGGCGGTCAGTTAATTCGGAACCTCCCTCGCGCAGGATTTGATCGACTTCGATGTAGCCCCAGCCATCTTTTTCCAACTTGTAACCGCGATGGCTGCCGCCGGATTCTTTCATGAATGTGGATTTTGAATTTCGGAAGCCGTTCAAATAAAGATGAAATTGCAATTCGCGGATTGTTTCACCGGTTTTGTTCACCCAATGCAACTTTTCTTTTCCGTAAATCTTGAATTTTGCCGCATCCAGACGCACATCGATGTCGTAGTTGGCGATTCGTGGGCTGAGCGGTTTTTTGAAAATTGCTTCCTGGGAAAAGAGCGGAGAAAGAACAAAACAAAAAGAGAAGAGAAACGCAAGAAAAAATCGTGATTTCATGAGGTTTCTCCGATTTTGAAATAAAGAATAGCTATCAGTCATCTGACCCAAAAATCCTTTCAATGAGGATATCTTTTCTTCGCAAATAAAGAGTGGATCAGATTCGACAATCGAATCAAATCCACTCAATCTGTCGTTTTTTCTGTAAAATTTTTATTTAATCAAATGAACCTTTGTTGTGGTTTCTTGCGTCATGGGTATAGTCATATTTTGAGGACCGGAAACGGTAACCGTTCCATCCATCTGCATGGAATTTTCTGATTGAACAAGCTTGCCATTTCTGAAATCGAAGTACCACGTCGCAGAGCCATCAAGGTCGCCTTCGAAATCAATGTCAGCCCCCATTTGACTGCCGGAACCCTCTAAAGAGCCTGTAATTTTGGAGGTCACTTTCAGGCATTCGATGCCGTCAAGTACTTCAAGCTTTTCGAGAGTATTGACTGTTTTGCTCCTCACTGAAATGTCCATACCGGCTTGCTTCATTTTCGTGCTATCCGTATCTGTCCAAGTGGCGCCGAATTTGACA from Calditrichota bacterium encodes the following:
- a CDS encoding S46 family peptidase; translated protein: MNRKLSRKLTLGFFTGILFLLMISFAVQADEGMWTFDNPPTKLLQKKYGFTPTQQWLDHVRLSSVRFMDGGSGSFVSPNGLVLTNHHVAMGQLQKLSTAEKNYVATGFMAKTQAEEIKCPDLEVNVLVEMIDVTDQVLSAMKKTMSDADALKAKRAKIAEIEKKSLEETGLRSNVINLYHGGEYWLYRYKKYTDVRLVMAPERQAAYFGGDFDNFTYPRYDLDFAFFRVYEDDKPVRSKDYLKWNSKGAAENELVFVSGNPG
- a CDS encoding radical SAM protein codes for the protein MLKNKWSHLPYLVVSNAEGKLFEIPELRMTGMALDQFQLPGADELIPLPEGSDLFELPGRTAIGFQPESDELVALDEYQGEPVFAAAAFMAPAYVQFLRASFLKKENAPRLPLYAYTAVGWKDGKFFVSGTRIDPDERQDFRHVDLGAIDKAALKMAKKFPRNRLVQHLIENCVFKYGCPAARNFVMQRWEAPIPTSPACNANCVGCISFQPKNTTVTAAQNRLNFVPAPEEIAEFVVPHLEKAPRAVASFGQGCEGEPLLVGDLLEEAIKKIRQRTAKGIINLNTNASLPGVIEKLFRAGLDSVRVSMNSAQKLFYDRYYRPNNYTFDDVLTSIEIARKFNRFISLNYFVFPGFTDHPDEISALKEIISKYKINLIQARNLNMDPDWYTETLQLNRLSPDFIGIKNWLSNLREDFPFLRFGYFNPPEKIVSESLKLILNS
- a CDS encoding M1 family metallopeptidase, with the protein product MKSRFFLAFLFSFCFVLSPLFSQEAIFKKPLSPRIANYDIDVRLDAAKFKIYGKEKLHWVNKTGETIRELQFHLYLNGFRNSKSTFMKESGGSHRGYKLEKDGWGYIEVDQILREGGSELTDRLEFIQPDDNNPDDKTVFRLPLKRPIPPGKSITLNIDFHAKLPQPPFARSGAWKEYFFVGQWFPKVGVFQNGKWNCHQYHRNSEFFSDFGVYNVKITVPKENIVGATGLLQEVTENDDGTKTHFYHAEDVHDFAWTTSPEFVEFTKQIEDVKVRLLLQKDHAAQAERHFAAITAAIEFFQKNIGDYPYPNLTIVDPRRGAQGSGGMEYPTLITAGTFYHIPKGLRMPEMVTVHEFGHNYWYGMVASNEFEEAWLDEGINSYTETLIMDSYYGPKGSMFDMFGVKVSDIEFQRSQYIQRPDVDPVVKPSWEYYPSGSYGVNSYQKPATLLKTLENYLGTETMFKILHAYFERWKFRHPKTQDFIQVANEVSGQDLNWFFDQALFSTKTLDYSVRFISSRKVKKDKGYDVTVSVSVDSLEKKKNENDSLSAASDTLKAERDSTAKDSTKFYESKVYVRRLGDFIFPVEVKFVFDNGDTLRENWDGKDHWKIFTYVKPAKLVSATVDPDNKILLDVSLINNSKTMKKQKAGINKITSKWLFLIQSFLDEPDLLNLFSILMSIS